The genomic stretch TAATGGATCTCGTTCAAAAACAAGAAATAGACAGAGTTCTAGAGATGAGACCTGTTCCTGACTTTTCTCCAGGAGATACGGTTAAAGTGAATTTGAAGATTGTTGAAGGTACACGTGAGCGTATCCAGACTTTTGAAGGTCTTTGCATTGCACGTACAAATAATGGCGTTAGCTCTTCATTTACTTTAAGAAAAGTAAGCTATGGTGAAGGTGTTGAACGTATTTTCCCACTTTATAGTCCGAAAATTACAGAAATCACAGTTGTCCGTTATGGTAAAGTTCGCAGAGCGAAATTGTACTATCAACGTGATCTTTCAGGTAAATCAGCTCGTATTACAGAAAGAACAACAGGTCATGGCATGGCTGAATTGCGTGCGAGAAGAAAAAAGCCAGGTGCATCATCTCCTGCAGCAAGCTAAGCTTTCTAGTATAGAAATTAGAAATCCCCATTTTTAGTCAGAAAGTGGGGATTTTTTATGGGCAATAATACGAAAAGAGGCTTATAGCTTAGAAGGTGTTGTGATAATTATGATGCATCACTTTTCATGAACGGCTTTTAGATAAGAGAGAAGGGGGAAAAGACCCGCACAAAGGGCAATCGTAAAGCCCATTGATCCTTCCTTATAACCTTTACGTCTAAAAAAGCATTTATAAAAGCGTGAGAAAAAGCGGAAGAAATTCTTCCGGAAAGTTTCTGAATCTCCGTTGATGAAGTTTGGATCATCTCTCAGGTCTTTTGCACGTGCTGTGGAATAATTGTTTAAGCGTTTGAACATGTCTGTAAGATCGCGATCGACATAATGTGGCATAGCATGTTTGAGTCGTGTGCCTTTCGTTCCTTGAAAAGTAACTCTCGGGTGAACGCGTTGAGGGCCCCAATGTTTCATCCCATTTTTGAACAAACGTGCGACAACGGATGTTCCAAATGAGGCTCCCCATCCATAGCGAACCAATCGATTCCCGATATAATTATCTATTGAAATCAAGTGATAATCTGAAGAAGTTGATGTGATAGTTGAGCGAATTTCCTGAGCCAAATCTGATGGGACAACTTCATCGGCATCGACTTCAAGACACCAGTCGCAGGTTGCTTCTTTGATCGCTAAATTGCGGCGTGTTCCTTCTAATTCATAAGCGCCTTCAATGATTTTGGCTCCAAACTTTTGAGCGATTTCTTTCGAGCGGTCGGTTGATCGATCGAGAATGATGATAATTTCATCTGCAAATGTGAGATTGTTCAAGCAAGATTCAAGTCTGTTTTCTTCATTATGAATGCACATAAGAATAGAGAGACTTGGTGGTTTTTTTTGGGGTTTATTCATAGAATTCAACTTTGTTTATGGTTGGTATTAATTATGTCTAACATGATGGATTCCATAAGAAAAGTAAAGTAAAATTGATATCTGTTTTATCTTGATTTTTGAATTTGCTTATGTCATACATGTATTCTGATGATAACAAATAGG from Alphaproteobacteria bacterium encodes the following:
- the rplS gene encoding 50S ribosomal protein L19 yields the protein MNIMDLVQKQEIDRVLEMRPVPDFSPGDTVKVNLKIVEGTRERIQTFEGLCIARTNNGVSSSFTLRKVSYGEGVERIFPLYSPKITEITVVRYGKVRRAKLYYQRDLSGKSARITERTTGHGMAELRARRKKPGASSPAAS
- a CDS encoding glycosyltransferase family 2 protein; protein product: MNKPQKKPPSLSILMCIHNEENRLESCLNNLTFADEIIIILDRSTDRSKEIAQKFGAKIIEGAYELEGTRRNLAIKEATCDWCLEVDADEVVPSDLAQEIRSTITSTSSDYHLISIDNYIGNRLVRYGWGASFGTSVVARLFKNGMKHWGPQRVHPRVTFQGTKGTRLKHAMPHYVDRDLTDMFKRLNNYSTARAKDLRDDPNFINGDSETFRKNFFRFFSRFYKCFFRRKGYKEGSMGFTIALCAGLFPLLSYLKAVHEK